A window of Haliscomenobacter hydrossis DSM 1100 contains these coding sequences:
- a CDS encoding S9 family peptidase, with protein MMKKNLLATAILSIVALSAFAQQLPEAAYEQAVKNLGFNTNRLVYNSNVNPVWLADGKFWYSVNTASGDQFVLINPVDGSRKTAADLKSLLPGAENDRPAPTGRRNFSPEVLSPDGKKAAFIKDWNLWVRDVATKQETQLTTDGIKDFGYATDNAGWKHSDRAILLWSPDSKKIATFQQDQRHVSDMYLVSTKVGAPKLEAWKYPLPVDKDIIKIQRVIIEVDNRKVIRLQIPADARRGTLCDDISCSGSFDDNEWSADGSKLAFVSSSRDHKEAKLRIADAATGVVREVLEEKVATQYESGQGSINWHFLAASNEIIWYSERDDWGHLYLYDANTGKLKTQMTKGDFVVTRLLKTDEKNRILYFLANGREQGRDPYFSHFYRVDFSGQNLKLLTPEDGHHSISLSPDGKYFVDNYSKPNVPPVSVLRNMKGDLLATLEKADITKLTESGWKAPEPITVKSRDGKWDLYGLMFSPSNLDKTKKYPVVNYIYPGPQGGGVGSRSFSAARSDHQAVAELGFIVVVIDGTCNPGRSKSFHDACYGNMADNTLEDQIAGLKQLAVKHPFIDLEKVGMWGHSGGGYATAAAMFRYPDFYKVGISESGNHDNRNYEDDWGERYIGLMVNDAQGKSNYEAQANQNFAANLKGKLLLAHGGMDDNVPPYNTYLVVDALVKANKDFDLVVFPNARHGYGADGTYMMRRRWDYFVKHLLGLEPPKEFKINPSFP; from the coding sequence ATGATGAAAAAAAATCTACTTGCCACAGCTATACTGAGTATTGTTGCTCTATCTGCTTTCGCGCAGCAACTGCCAGAAGCCGCCTACGAACAAGCGGTTAAAAATTTAGGTTTCAACACCAACAGATTGGTGTACAACAGCAATGTCAACCCGGTGTGGCTTGCCGATGGGAAGTTCTGGTATTCAGTCAATACCGCCAGCGGCGATCAATTCGTTTTGATCAACCCGGTCGATGGCAGTCGTAAAACCGCAGCCGATCTAAAGTCTTTATTGCCAGGAGCGGAAAACGATAGACCCGCTCCTACTGGCCGGAGAAATTTCTCTCCCGAGGTCCTTTCTCCCGATGGCAAAAAAGCAGCTTTTATCAAAGACTGGAATTTGTGGGTCCGTGATGTCGCCACCAAACAGGAAACCCAACTTACCACCGACGGCATCAAGGATTTTGGCTACGCCACCGACAACGCCGGATGGAAACACAGCGACCGGGCCATCCTATTGTGGTCACCCGACTCAAAAAAAATCGCTACGTTCCAGCAGGATCAACGGCACGTCAGCGACATGTATTTGGTGTCAACCAAAGTGGGCGCACCCAAACTGGAAGCCTGGAAATACCCTCTTCCGGTGGACAAAGACATCATCAAAATTCAACGCGTAATCATTGAAGTAGACAACCGCAAGGTCATTCGGCTGCAAATTCCCGCCGATGCGCGCAGAGGAACCCTTTGTGATGACATCTCCTGCTCCGGTTCTTTTGACGACAATGAATGGAGTGCCGATGGCAGCAAACTGGCGTTTGTGTCCAGCTCCCGCGACCACAAGGAAGCCAAGCTGCGCATTGCCGATGCGGCAACTGGCGTGGTTAGAGAGGTATTGGAAGAAAAGGTAGCCACCCAATATGAAAGTGGACAAGGCAGCATCAACTGGCATTTCCTGGCCGCATCAAACGAAATCATCTGGTATTCCGAACGCGACGACTGGGGCCATCTGTACCTATACGATGCCAACACCGGAAAACTCAAAACCCAAATGACCAAGGGTGATTTTGTGGTTACCCGTTTGTTGAAGACCGATGAAAAAAACCGGATCTTGTATTTTCTGGCCAACGGCAGAGAGCAAGGCCGTGACCCCTACTTCAGTCATTTTTACCGGGTGGATTTCAGTGGCCAAAACCTGAAATTGTTGACGCCCGAAGATGGCCACCACAGCATTTCCCTCTCGCCAGATGGTAAGTATTTTGTGGACAATTATTCAAAACCGAATGTGCCGCCTGTCAGCGTTTTAAGAAATATGAAAGGGGATTTGCTTGCCACCCTGGAGAAAGCCGATATCACTAAATTAACCGAAAGTGGTTGGAAAGCACCCGAGCCCATTACGGTAAAATCGCGGGACGGCAAATGGGATTTGTATGGCCTGATGTTCAGTCCCAGCAACCTGGATAAAACCAAAAAATATCCGGTAGTGAATTACATCTACCCCGGGCCTCAAGGTGGCGGTGTAGGCAGCCGTTCGTTTTCAGCGGCGCGCAGTGATCACCAGGCGGTAGCGGAATTGGGCTTTATCGTAGTCGTGATTGATGGTACCTGCAACCCCGGCCGTTCCAAATCATTTCACGATGCCTGTTATGGCAATATGGCCGACAATACCCTGGAAGACCAAATTGCTGGCTTAAAACAATTGGCGGTAAAACATCCCTTTATTGACCTGGAGAAAGTGGGCATGTGGGGGCATTCGGGAGGTGGATACGCTACGGCTGCAGCCATGTTTCGCTATCCCGATTTTTATAAAGTGGGTATTTCTGAATCAGGGAACCACGACAACCGCAATTATGAAGACGACTGGGGCGAGCGTTACATCGGCCTGATGGTCAATGATGCCCAAGGGAAATCAAATTATGAAGCGCAGGCCAATCAGAATTTTGCCGCCAACCTGAAGGGTAAATTGCTGTTGGCGCATGGTGGAATGGATGACAATGTGCCTCCCTACAACACCTATCTGGTAGTTGATGCCCTGGTCAAAGCCAATAAAGATTTTGATTTGGTGGTTTTCCCCAATGCCCGACATGGTTATGGGGCAGATGGGACTTACATGATGCGACGTCGCTGGGATTATTTTGTCAAACACTTGCTTGGTCTGGAACCACCTAAG